Part of the Aquimarina sp. TRL1 genome, CTCGAAGATAAACTTAAAGATATTGATAAAAAAGGTAAGGAAAGGAAGGATAATATTATGACAATGTATCGCTCCAATCTCAAAAGGAATCTAAATCAATTAAATATTAATACAGAGAAATTTTCGGAGCAAGCATTTCAAAGAATGGATTCCACAATTAAAGAAACAGGAAGTGCCCTACCAAGAGCTTTATTAGCATATTATTTCACTTTTTTTAAAATAATGAATAAGTATTCGACATCAACTTTTTGTCCAATAATTATTGATTCTCCCAATCAACAAGAACAGGATAAGGAAAATTTAGAAGCAATTTTAAATTTCATTGAAAAGAACAAACCCGAAAATTCTCAACTAGTTTTAGGTTTGGTGGATGATGATGAATATACATTTGACTTGAATGAAAAAGATTCACTTCTAAAAAAGAATGATTATGATAAAGTATATAAAGAAATAAGACCTTTATTAGAAAAAGGAATATTCGATGATGATTTTCTACTTTTTTGAACACCAAAAATTAACAATTATATGATTGGAAGAGGGGATATTTTAGAAGCTAGTAATAGAAACATAAATGCTGGATTACATTATATTATTTTTTATTCAGGAAAGGATACTACACATTTTATAGGAGTTATGATAACAACTTCAAATAATTATGAAGAAAACATTCCTATGAATACTGAGCATTTTGAAGAAAAGGATCTAGATAATAGAAATTACAAAATAACTTATAAAAACTCTAAACTAGTATCTAATAAATTATTAAAATTAGAAGCTTGGGGTTCATTTAGAATAGTTGGAAAATTGACAGAGGAAGGTGTGAATTTTGTTGAGAAAAATGTTGAAAATTTGGAAAATTGACAGAGGAAAGTGTGAATTTTGTTGAGAAAAATGTTGAAAATACGGAACCAATGATTTGGGAAGATTATTTGGAAATGATGAATAAAGGTTAAATATTATGTAAAATAGAACCTAAAGATTAAAAAACGGCCTCAGAAAACTTTGGAGAAAACAATAGGTACGAGTTTATAAAATAGTACTATTGATTAAACAGAAAGCATAAATCTCCAACGCGCCAGCTCGCTCACAAAATCAAAAGTCTACTAGACTTTCAATTTTATGCCGTCTAAAATATAGCGACTGCGCTCCAACGCCACAGGCTCGCTACTCACTAAAAATGTCTTCTGAGACATTTTTTTAACGTTCGTCCGTGTTTCCAAAGTTTTATGCAGCCTTGATTTTTTTGTTTCTTTTTGTATCAAGACAATATGCAATATGTTATTTATAATTACTCCTCATTAATGCGCTCTAAACCTTTATTTCTTATCTCATCGTATGTGTACTCAAAACCATCTCCACTTTTCAAATCATCAATTAAAGCGGTTATATTCCAAGAATCGTTTTATTGATAAGGTATTCTCCATAATGATATTTTGCTTTGTCTAATCGTTCTTTTATTTCTTTGTTAGTCATAGTATTAGATAATTGAATAATACGAATTTACATCGTTATGATTACAATTGAAAAAACGTTAATTTTTTTGTTATGTGATTTGTTTCTTTTCTTTTTTATTAGCACAAAAAGAAATGCAAATCCTTATATCAAATATGCTATTCTCAGCGATTGGGATTTATGGACCAAATTTCTGAGAATAGCATATTTAAAAATTTCTGTGCCTTGGTACAGAATATTCAATTTATAAAACACTTGTTATTTTCTAAAAGTTTAAGTCGATACCTGATAATCGTGTGTTAAAAAATTAAATCATAATAACTTTGCGTTTCGCAAATTAGCTTTTACATAATTGCTGACGATATAGAACACCTGACGGTGTAGCTATATCTGCAACTATGTAAAATACTACGTATGCGCGAATTTGTTACAATAAATATATTTGTTCTATAATTTATATTATGTAAAATAGAATATTTTAAGAACTACCCGATTACTACAATTGTGACTAAAAATAATATCCCATAAAAAAGCATCCTATACGTACAGGATGCTTTTCTTTTGTTCCATCTAACTTTTATGTCTTATAATTTTTAAATCCTTATATCATCATCAATACAACTTATTTACTATTGTCCTGATATTAGCAATGATAAATAGATTACTTTCTTATTTTAATACAATCCTAATTTTTTTTGTAGCGGCTTTAAATGATTTATCACCTCATTTCTCGTGGTTGCATCTAATTCTTTGCTTTTTTTATCCATGGCCTGTATCATTAGACTGGAACGCATTTTCATTTCGCATACTTCCATTTCACCAGTGTCTACATAACACTGTGCACATGCGAGCATTTCTTTTTTTAATTTTTTAATCATTTCAGTAAGTGCTGTGTCTTCTGATTCAAAATCCACTTCTTTATAGGTCGCTATTTCATGGCTTATATGCATTCTATCACAGTGTAATCGCGCATTTTTTCTAAACTTTTCTTCTTCTGATGGTACTAATGTCAATAAAGAAAGACTTCGCGTTACTGCTACTTCACGTAATTTGACAAATGATTTTTTACTTAATTCTATAGTGACTATTCCTCCCTGTAGCTTTTTAGGATTCGGATAGCCTAAAAATTCCAGCAAAGGCATGATGTTTCGTTGTTCTTTATCAATCACCAAACTAAAGTCTTCTTTCTTATAACCATTATCCATCGTTAAGGAAACTTTTTGAGTTGTTCCCCCGGCAGTTGTAATCGCATTGGTAGTGATCTCTTTTCTAAATGTTTTATATATTTTTCTGATCATCACAGTGTCTTTCTTATAATATTGGCCATCGCTGTGTATAATTTCTTTCCTGTTCAGATCAAAAATTGTTTCAGCATTACTGCCGATTAAAGAAAATACATTATCTCCAATAAAAAGATGTAATAATTTTTCTCTGTCTTTTCGTTTTTCTACATAGGTATGTTGATACGTAAAGGTATAAGATCTGGTTTCCTGAGCTATAGTAAGGCTCCCTTTTAATAGTAATAGCATCAGAATAATTAGACTGATATTCCTCATAATGTGTTTTTATTTAAGGTATAAAATAAAAGCTTCTGGTTTTTTATATAAAATCTATTTGTTAAATGTGTCTTATAATTTATTATTCGCTTTCCGAATATTGTCACAGCTATTATTCTTAGGCGTCTTTCTTATTATATAGGGTATGTTTACAATTGTAAACAGTTGTTTTGTGTGCCTTTTTTAGTATATTCATTCCTATGATTTACAGATTGTTATACATGTTCGTCTTTTTCTCTCTTTCTTCTGCATATGCACAGTTTGAGGTGGATCATTTTAATGGGACAGATCTTATTAATGATATCAGTAAATTGGAATTTGATAGAGAAAAGTCCTCAGTTAGGTTCTTTTTTGAAAAAGATTCTCTCTACGGACGTATCAAAAATTTTGAATACGATATCTCTTTTCAACCGACTGCTCCGGAAAATTCATATATCCGTGGTACAGCTTCAGTTGCTAGCCTGACGACTCAAAATATATTAAGAGATCATCATTTAATGTGGGAATCTTATTTTTATAAACGAAAACACCCCTATATAACCTTCAACAGTAGTCAGATTATTGATTTTGGATCGCAAGTTTATAAGGTTATTGGATGGTTAACCATAAAGGGAATTACCAAAGAAGTGATTTTTCACTGTACTCTGCAAGAACACTCCCTGGAAGGCAAAACGGTGATCTATACCAGTGATTACAATATAAACATACATGATACCCGGGAACAAAATAAGCTCCTCCTCACCTTTTCTTTTCCGTTTATTTCCTTTCCCCGATAGAAGATTAATCGTCTGTAGTAACCCCTGGTGGCAACCGTATCAACTGCACATGGGCGTACTGCTCCTCATATACAGAAGTAATGGTTACTGAAACTTCTTTGGGATAATAAGAAGTCGCCATGATCAATATATCAAAGGTTCCTACGGGCAACCCTTTCCAGATAAAATTTCCCTGATCGTCCGGGTATTGAACAATATCAGCCAATTCCATGTCCTTGCTACTGATTGTAATAGTAGCATCATGAATAGGCGTTTCATAGATCATATCTGTGATTAAGCCTTGAATACATCCCATTCTTTCTTCTTTTGATGTCGTTTGATTGCATGAAAAAAAGGACATCCCTATGCTAATAAGAATGCACTTCGTAAATATGTGTTTCATTTTCCCCTATAATTGTCATCAACAGGAAGACCTGTGTCGAAATTAAGGGGACAATATAGTGTCTGTTTTAAGAGTAAAACAGAGGCTAAAAACGGTATTTACTTCAGGGGGTTTTCCCCTATATTCTATTCATATTGCTGAATTACAGTAGGTATTATCAAAACAAAAGTGATTAAAGCTTTACTTTATATGTTTATTGTAAATTGTTTAAAACAAGATATTTACTGTTTTGTTCTGTAATATGTTTGAATGCGTATTTAAGGGGTTAGCTTAGCGGTAATGGTTCCTTTGGCAATTAGATTTTGTTTGCTATCATACATCACCATTTTGCACTTGAGAATATTAAATTTAAAATATTCCTTATCAGATATTACAGTTACTTTTTCACCAGGAAGTACCGATGTATAAAAATGAATATTCGTATCAGTTATCGCTACTCCCAGAGGTTCATCTCTCAATTCATTCCTAAACAAATAAATTCCTAATGATACCAAACCAATCTGAGACATGCATTCTATCAGAATAAAGCCAGGAGTTACCGGTTCTTTTTTTTGATGTCCTTTATAAAAATATTCATCTTCCAAAAAAGTATAGGTCCCTGTTATTTGTTGTTCATTGACATGAATGATTCTGTCTACAAATAAAAACGGTTTTTGGTAGGGTAATTCCTTAAGTATAGATAATGTGGTCAATGGTTTATTATGCTTTTAGTTGATGATCTTTCCTCCTCTCGTTAT contains:
- a CDS encoding YceI family protein; translated protein: MIYRLLYMFVFFSLSSAYAQFEVDHFNGTDLINDISKLEFDREKSSVRFFFEKDSLYGRIKNFEYDISFQPTAPENSYIRGTASVASLTTQNILRDHHLMWESYFYKRKHPYITFNSSQIIDFGSQVYKVIGWLTIKGITKEVIFHCTLQEHSLEGKTVIYTSDYNINIHDTREQNKLLLTFSFPFISFPR
- a CDS encoding 3-hydroxyacyl-ACP dehydratase FabZ family protein translates to MTTLSILKELPYQKPFLFVDRIIHVNEQQITGTYTFLEDEYFYKGHQKKEPVTPGFILIECMSQIGLVSLGIYLFRNELRDEPLGVAITDTNIHFYTSVLPGEKVTVISDKEYFKFNILKCKMVMYDSKQNLIAKGTITAKLTP